From a single Pelobacter seleniigenes DSM 18267 genomic region:
- a CDS encoding class I SAM-dependent RNA methyltransferase codes for MSRSVTSTTPEILPPLSVEALVNGGAGLVRHEGQVVFVPHTAVGDVITCAISKRKKTYAEARLVDLVEPGPGRCQPICPVAGECGGCQWQHLAYPEQAFWKDYLFRQTLIRRCSISEERILPLLVAPEPFAYRSRVQIKCHNTGAGFITGFYRPQSRYVVGVEHCPLIPDKLNGLLGELRIRINGSFFAGEIPQIDLAIDDHDKCTAVVHYLGHHSSDLADRLGALQGLADIFLQQGTKKKIQTVCGDGRLGILVDEPPLELKYLVGGFAQINLAQNRVMVAKVLDLLNWSKNDRVVDLYCGMGNFSLPLARRVDRVLGVEESPLSIAMAKQNAVDNGLLNAHFQCHSAEQDLSGLLASFPVDILILDPPRSGAYEVMKQIAEKMVSHVIYISCDPQTFARDLCRLIHCGYEVVSSQPLDMFPQTYHCESITYLRRRP; via the coding sequence GTGTCCAGATCTGTAACAAGCACCACTCCTGAAATCCTGCCGCCGTTGTCCGTTGAAGCACTGGTCAATGGCGGGGCAGGGCTGGTTCGCCATGAGGGGCAGGTCGTTTTCGTCCCGCATACCGCTGTCGGCGATGTCATTACCTGTGCGATTAGCAAGCGTAAAAAAACCTATGCCGAGGCTCGGCTGGTCGATCTGGTCGAACCCGGCCCGGGGCGCTGTCAACCGATTTGCCCGGTCGCCGGAGAGTGCGGTGGCTGTCAATGGCAGCATCTTGCCTATCCGGAACAGGCCTTCTGGAAAGATTATCTATTTCGGCAGACACTTATTCGCCGTTGCAGCATCAGTGAAGAGCGGATTCTGCCATTGCTGGTGGCTCCGGAACCATTTGCCTACCGCAGCCGTGTGCAGATCAAATGTCACAATACCGGGGCCGGTTTCATTACCGGATTTTACCGGCCCCAAAGCCGCTATGTTGTTGGCGTGGAGCACTGTCCGCTGATTCCTGATAAGCTGAACGGATTACTAGGTGAATTGCGTATCCGTATCAATGGTTCATTTTTTGCGGGGGAGATTCCCCAGATCGATCTGGCCATTGACGACCACGACAAATGCACTGCGGTGGTCCACTACCTTGGCCATCACAGCTCGGACCTTGCTGACCGGCTTGGGGCTTTGCAGGGGCTGGCTGATATTTTTCTGCAGCAGGGCACCAAGAAAAAGATTCAGACGGTCTGTGGCGATGGCCGACTGGGTATTCTCGTCGACGAACCTCCATTGGAATTGAAGTATTTGGTTGGCGGATTTGCCCAAATCAATCTGGCCCAGAATCGGGTGATGGTGGCAAAGGTTCTCGATTTGCTGAACTGGTCCAAAAATGACCGGGTTGTTGACCTGTATTGCGGGATGGGCAATTTTTCTCTGCCGCTGGCCCGACGGGTTGATCGGGTGCTAGGCGTTGAAGAGTCGCCGTTGTCGATCGCGATGGCAAAACAGAACGCTGTCGATAACGGACTTTTGAATGCACATTTTCAGTGCCATTCGGCCGAACAGGACCTGAGCGGATTGCTCGCCTCGTTTCCGGTTGACATCCTGATCCTTGATCCGCCCCGAAGCGGCGCATACGAGGTAATGAAACAGATTGCCGAGAAAATGGTCAGTCATGTTATATATATATCCTGCGACCCGCAGACTTTTGCCCGCGATCTGTGCCGGCTCATCCATTGTGGCTACGAGGTGGTTTCAAGTCAGCCATTGGACATGTTTCCACAGACATATCATTGTGAAAGTATCACTTATCTGAGGAGACGGCCCTAG
- a CDS encoding P-II family nitrogen regulator translates to MRKVEAIIKPFKLDEVKEALNEIGIQGITVSEVKGFGRQKGHTELYRGAEYVVDFIPKIKMEIIVSDDLVAQVVDTIAESAKTGRIGDGKIFVTSIEDVVRIRTGERGEDAL, encoded by the coding sequence ATGCGTAAGGTTGAAGCGATAATTAAGCCCTTCAAACTCGACGAAGTTAAAGAGGCTCTGAACGAAATAGGCATTCAGGGAATTACCGTCAGCGAGGTCAAGGGCTTCGGGCGGCAAAAAGGCCATACCGAGCTTTATCGTGGGGCCGAGTATGTTGTCGACTTTATTCCGAAAATCAAAATGGAAATCATTGTTTCCGACGATCTGGTCGCCCAAGTCGTGGATACAATTGCCGAATCAGCTAAAACCGGTCGGATCGGTGACGGCAAAATTTTCGTCACTTCCATTGAGGATGTTGTGCGGATTCGTACCGGTGAACGGGGCGAAGACGCATTATAG
- the glnA gene encoding type I glutamate--ammonia ligase: MTPSEVVKFAEENDVQFVDYKFLDFVGIWQHFTTPICEFSEETFEEGIGFDGSSIRGWQPIHNSDMLIMPDPKTAKIDPFVEMTTLSLICNIIDPITREGYSRDPRYIAQKAEAYLKSTGIADTAYFGPEPECFVFDDVRYASSSNESFYSVDSVEGIWNTGREEFPNLGYKPRHKEGYFPCAPTDSMIDLRNEMVAVLQQVGLHIECAHHEVATGGQIEIDMRFDSLLSMGDNLQWFKYVIKNVAVRNGKTVTFMPKPIYNDNGSGMHCHQSLWKDGKNLFAGDGYGGLSKIAMYYIGGIMKHAKALCAFTNPSTNSYKRLVPGFEAPVNLAYSNRNRSASLRIPVTNNEKAKRVEYRTPDAAANGYLAFAAMVMAGLDGIENKIDPGQPLDKDIYGLSPEELKDIPSVATSLEDALKNLKEDHEFLLKGDVFTEDVIDMWISYKTAAEVDAVRMRPCPEEFALYFDC; the protein is encoded by the coding sequence ATGACCCCAAGTGAAGTAGTTAAGTTTGCAGAAGAAAATGATGTGCAGTTTGTTGATTACAAGTTTCTCGACTTCGTCGGTATCTGGCAGCATTTTACCACTCCGATTTGTGAGTTCAGCGAAGAAACCTTCGAAGAAGGCATCGGTTTTGATGGTTCCTCGATCCGTGGCTGGCAGCCGATTCACAATTCCGACATGCTGATCATGCCCGACCCGAAAACCGCCAAGATCGACCCCTTTGTGGAAATGACCACCCTGAGCCTGATCTGCAACATCATCGACCCGATTACCCGTGAAGGTTACTCCCGCGACCCACGCTACATCGCTCAGAAAGCAGAAGCTTACCTTAAATCGACCGGCATTGCCGACACCGCTTATTTCGGTCCGGAACCGGAGTGCTTCGTTTTTGACGATGTTCGCTATGCTTCCAGCTCCAATGAATCTTTCTACAGCGTCGATTCCGTTGAAGGGATCTGGAACACCGGCCGCGAAGAGTTCCCCAACCTTGGCTACAAGCCGCGTCACAAAGAAGGCTACTTCCCCTGCGCACCGACTGACAGCATGATCGATCTGCGGAATGAAATGGTTGCTGTCCTGCAACAAGTCGGTCTGCACATTGAATGTGCTCACCACGAAGTTGCGACTGGCGGTCAGATTGAAATCGATATGCGCTTCGACTCCCTGCTCAGCATGGGCGATAATCTACAGTGGTTTAAATACGTCATCAAAAACGTTGCCGTCCGCAACGGTAAAACCGTCACCTTCATGCCGAAGCCGATCTACAATGATAACGGCTCCGGTATGCACTGCCACCAGTCCCTGTGGAAAGACGGCAAAAACCTGTTTGCCGGCGACGGCTACGGCGGCCTTTCCAAAATCGCCATGTACTATATCGGCGGCATTATGAAACATGCCAAGGCGCTGTGTGCTTTCACCAACCCCAGCACCAACTCTTACAAGCGTTTGGTTCCTGGTTTCGAAGCCCCTGTCAATCTGGCTTACTCCAACCGGAACCGCTCAGCTTCGTTGCGTATTCCGGTCACCAACAACGAAAAAGCCAAGCGGGTCGAGTACCGGACTCCCGATGCTGCTGCCAACGGTTACCTCGCTTTTGCAGCGATGGTCATGGCCGGTCTGGATGGCATCGAAAACAAAATCGATCCGGGTCAACCGCTGGATAAAGACATCTACGGTTTGTCTCCTGAAGAACTTAAAGACATCCCAAGTGTTGCCACTTCACTTGAAGATGCTCTCAAAAACCTCAAAGAAGATCATGAGTTCCTGCTCAAAGGCGATGTCTTCACCGAGGATGTCATTGACATGTGGATCAGCTACAAAACTGCCGCTGAAGTTGACGCTGTTCGTATGCGTCCCTGCCCGGAAGAATTCGCTCTCTACTTCGATTGCTAA
- a CDS encoding IS110 family transposase — MAKYSLSALQSFLSIYQDEPFWIGLDVHKRSYHVALLRADDKAFAFTTVANPEVFVKQLSQLNIQVAGVAYEAGPTGFSLARALQATGFPVTVAAPSKIPRSVSPGSKTDRLDCLKLAHYCSKGLIRPIAVPSAAEEAQRSLLRRRHQLIDRVRQCKQRIKGFLLYHGFEETEAVRNWRSDSRENIAALPLLPEGRLTIDSHLRELEFLQQELSEVAGQLEQLNRHPKHRPVIRALTSVPGVGKVVATTFHLELFRPERFHRSEEVTSYLGLAPTVRHSGEKTPRGYLMPVGQKRLRSLLIEAAWIWRAKDAKASEMYNKLLSKTGIPQKAITALARKLAIILWRLSIEQRAYRPSV; from the coding sequence ATGGCAAAGTACAGTTTATCAGCTCTGCAGTCTTTTCTCTCAATATATCAAGATGAGCCTTTCTGGATCGGCCTGGATGTTCACAAGCGCAGCTATCATGTCGCCTTACTCAGGGCAGACGACAAGGCGTTTGCATTTACAACAGTTGCTAATCCAGAAGTGTTTGTAAAGCAATTATCCCAGCTCAATATTCAGGTTGCAGGAGTTGCCTACGAAGCAGGGCCAACAGGATTCTCTCTTGCTCGCGCCCTCCAGGCAACAGGATTCCCTGTGACCGTTGCCGCCCCGAGTAAAATCCCGAGAAGCGTCAGTCCTGGATCGAAAACAGATCGACTCGACTGTTTGAAGCTAGCGCACTATTGCTCAAAAGGATTGATTCGACCGATTGCTGTGCCGTCAGCCGCAGAAGAGGCTCAGCGTTCTTTGCTGCGTCGTCGACATCAATTGATAGATCGAGTTCGTCAATGCAAGCAGAGGATTAAGGGGTTTCTGCTTTACCATGGTTTCGAGGAAACGGAGGCCGTCAGAAACTGGCGATCGGACTCTAGAGAGAATATCGCAGCACTTCCTCTTTTGCCCGAGGGCCGCTTAACTATTGACAGCCACTTGCGAGAGCTGGAATTTCTTCAACAGGAGCTAAGTGAAGTGGCAGGTCAACTGGAGCAACTCAACCGGCATCCCAAACACCGGCCTGTGATTCGAGCGCTGACAAGTGTTCCTGGTGTTGGCAAAGTGGTTGCCACAACTTTTCATCTGGAACTATTTCGTCCTGAACGTTTTCATCGTTCAGAAGAGGTCACCAGCTATCTTGGGCTCGCACCAACCGTTCGGCACAGTGGCGAAAAGACACCTCGCGGGTACTTGATGCCGGTTGGGCAAAAACGCTTACGATCCTTGTTGATTGAAGCGGCCTGGATATGGCGAGCAAAAGATGCAAAAGCTAGCGAAATGTACAACAAACTGCTCAGTAAAACCGGTATTCCGCAAAAAGCGATTACAGCATTGGCAAGAAAACTGGCGATTATTCTCTGGCGCTTGAGCATCGAACAAAGGGCCTACCGACCTTCAGTATAA
- a CDS encoding mechanosensitive ion channel family protein, whose product MDAISADKVIELVQTYGLPLIWAIIIFVIGRIVSGVLANGVAKMMHKSRVDETLVKFARSLTYIALMTFVVLAALSKLGIQTTSFAAVIAAAGLAIGLSLQGTLGNFSSGVMLILFRPFKVGDFVDAGGVSGIIEEIQIFSTKMRSPDNKEIIVPNGQIIGTTITNYSAKETRRVDMVVGVSYSDDLKKVRSVIEDLLNQDARILADPAPTIGVLELGDSSINFAVRPWVKSGDYWPVLFDFHENVKLRFDAEGISIPFPQRDIHIVKEDAVA is encoded by the coding sequence ATGGATGCCATTTCAGCGGATAAAGTCATTGAATTAGTTCAAACCTATGGTCTACCTTTGATCTGGGCGATTATCATTTTTGTCATCGGGCGCATCGTCTCCGGTGTGCTTGCGAACGGCGTGGCAAAAATGATGCATAAAAGCCGGGTCGATGAAACCCTCGTCAAATTTGCCAGAAGCCTGACCTATATCGCGCTGATGACCTTTGTCGTCTTGGCGGCCCTTAGTAAACTGGGCATTCAGACCACATCATTTGCAGCGGTCATTGCTGCCGCCGGTCTTGCTATCGGCTTGTCCCTGCAGGGAACTCTGGGGAATTTTTCTTCCGGGGTGATGCTGATCCTGTTTCGGCCTTTCAAGGTCGGAGATTTTGTCGATGCGGGAGGAGTTTCTGGAATCATTGAAGAAATTCAGATTTTCAGCACCAAAATGCGCTCTCCGGACAACAAGGAAATCATTGTTCCCAACGGGCAAATTATTGGCACGACCATTACCAATTACTCCGCCAAGGAAACCCGGCGGGTGGATATGGTCGTCGGGGTCAGCTACAGTGATGATCTAAAAAAAGTGCGCTCCGTTATCGAGGATCTGCTGAATCAGGACGCACGAATTCTGGCTGACCCTGCCCCCACCATCGGGGTTCTGGAACTGGGTGACAGCAGCATTAATTTTGCCGTCCGTCCGTGGGTCAAAAGCGGTGACTACTGGCCGGTGCTGTTCGACTTCCATGAGAATGTCAAACTGCGCTTCGATGCCGAAGGGATTTCCATCCCCTTCCCGCAGCGCGATATCCATATCGTCAAAGAGGATGCTGTCGCCTGA
- the thrC gene encoding threonine synthase: MKYCSTRGKVSGLSFTETIMMGLADDGGLLLPEQIPTLSKDELQQLAKLPYPELAFNIISKFATDIPAADLRKIIERSYASFNHPDVTPVVHQDDLFILELFHGPTLAFKDVALQFLGNLFEYVLAKQDRHMNIIGATSGDTGSAAIYGVRGKDKINIFILHPQGKVSPVQEMQMTTVLDKNVFNIAVTGTFDDAQAIVKDIFGDLDFKQNFALGAVNSINWARVLAQVVYYFYAWFQVQAKTSATEMDVAVPTGNFGDIFAGYVAKAMGVPIKRLILATNSNNILSRFINHGDYSKATVHHSLSPSMDIQVASNFERYLFYLYDGQADKVCAAMDRFKETGAISVNEEQRKQVTEIFAAASIDDEETVATIREFKAKTGYTLDPHTAVGVAVGRQLRSPDSPLLCLATAHPAKFGDTVEQATGETPALPEAFADLERRERRVEVLEAKVEVIKNYISQKAG; encoded by the coding sequence AGATGACGGCGGCCTGCTTCTCCCCGAACAGATCCCGACTCTGAGCAAGGATGAACTGCAGCAACTCGCCAAGCTCCCCTACCCGGAGCTTGCTTTCAATATCATTTCTAAATTTGCTACCGATATCCCGGCAGCGGATTTGCGAAAGATCATTGAGCGATCATACGCCAGCTTCAACCACCCGGACGTCACCCCGGTTGTACATCAGGATGACCTGTTTATTCTTGAATTGTTCCATGGCCCGACCCTGGCGTTCAAGGATGTCGCCTTGCAGTTCCTCGGCAACCTGTTTGAATATGTCCTCGCCAAGCAGGACCGCCATATGAATATTATTGGCGCCACCAGCGGAGATACCGGCAGTGCAGCAATTTACGGTGTCCGCGGCAAGGATAAGATCAATATCTTCATCCTCCACCCGCAGGGGAAGGTTTCTCCTGTTCAGGAGATGCAGATGACCACGGTGCTGGATAAGAATGTTTTCAACATCGCCGTAACGGGAACCTTTGACGATGCCCAGGCCATCGTCAAAGATATCTTCGGTGACCTTGATTTCAAACAGAACTTTGCCCTGGGCGCGGTTAACTCCATTAACTGGGCCCGGGTTCTGGCGCAGGTGGTTTACTATTTTTATGCCTGGTTCCAGGTCCAGGCCAAAACCTCTGCCACGGAGATGGATGTCGCCGTGCCGACCGGCAATTTCGGTGATATTTTCGCCGGATATGTGGCCAAAGCCATGGGTGTCCCGATCAAGCGCCTGATCCTGGCCACCAATTCGAACAATATCCTCAGCCGTTTTATCAACCACGGCGATTATTCCAAGGCGACAGTTCACCATTCACTGTCCCCGTCAATGGACATTCAAGTGGCCAGCAACTTTGAACGCTACCTGTTTTATCTTTATGACGGCCAGGCTGACAAGGTCTGCGCGGCCATGGATCGGTTCAAGGAAACAGGCGCGATTTCCGTTAATGAAGAGCAACGAAAGCAGGTGACTGAAATCTTCGCCGCAGCTTCCATTGATGATGAAGAGACCGTTGCAACGATCCGCGAGTTCAAGGCAAAAACCGGCTATACCCTCGATCCTCACACTGCCGTGGGCGTTGCGGTCGGCCGCCAGCTCCGCAGCCCCGATTCTCCCCTGCTCTGCCTTGCCACGGCCCACCCGGCCAAATTCGGCGACACCGTCGAACAGGCTACCGGTGAGACTCCAGCGCTGCCGGAGGCTTTTGCCGACCTGGAGCGTCGTGAACGCAGGGTCGAAGTTCTTGAAGCTAAGGTTGAAGTTATCAAAAACTATATTTCTCAAAAAGCCGGTTGA